A single genomic interval of Helianthus annuus cultivar XRQ/B chromosome 13, HanXRQr2.0-SUNRISE, whole genome shotgun sequence harbors:
- the LOC110900091 gene encoding uncharacterized protein LOC110900091 isoform X3 gives MDSLPRNKHELTVILKDVTSNRNNGNTSLGQWWIFLSTNNQNVKDPYSIDWAKAKRNLKNLRVKASPTNTEYKITGLSEKPCNEQLKNWKQVQHNLYLLIQVSVKCARILKCVLAWLWSGYIELQPIYVAELKENGGNIEKFSSIIHLFKLKT, from the exons ATGGATTCACTTCCAAGGAACAAGCATGAGTTAACTGTCATCTTGAAGGATGTTACATCAAACAG AAATAATGGAAACACTAGCCTGGGCCAGTGGTGGATTTTCTTATCAACAAACAACCAAAATGTGAAAGATCCTTACTCAATTGACTGGGCTAAG GCAAAGCGGAACCTAAAAAACCTTAGGGTGAAGGCCAGCCCGACTAATACAGAGTACAAGATTACTGGTCTGAGTGAAAAGCCCTGCAACGAACAACT CAAGAACTGGAAGCAAGTACAGCACAACCTATATTTGTTGATTCAAGTATCAGTGAAGTGTGCACGCATCCTGAAATGTGTCCTAGCTTGGCTATGGTCAGGTTATATAGAGCTG CAGCCAATATATGTAGCAGAGCTAAAAGAAAATGGAGGAAACATCGAGAAATTCAGTAGCATCATTCACTTATTTAAGCTGAAAACGTGA
- the LOC110900091 gene encoding uncharacterized protein LOC110900091 isoform X4 gives MDSLPRNKHELTVILKDVTSNRNNGNTSLGQWWIFLSTNNQNVKDPYSIDWAKAKRNLKNLRVKASPTNTEYKITGLSEKPCNEQLKNWKQVQHNLYLLIQVSVKCARILKCVLAWLWSGYIELPIYVAELKENGGNIEKFSSIIHLFKLKT, from the exons ATGGATTCACTTCCAAGGAACAAGCATGAGTTAACTGTCATCTTGAAGGATGTTACATCAAACAG AAATAATGGAAACACTAGCCTGGGCCAGTGGTGGATTTTCTTATCAACAAACAACCAAAATGTGAAAGATCCTTACTCAATTGACTGGGCTAAG GCAAAGCGGAACCTAAAAAACCTTAGGGTGAAGGCCAGCCCGACTAATACAGAGTACAAGATTACTGGTCTGAGTGAAAAGCCCTGCAACGAACAACT CAAGAACTGGAAGCAAGTACAGCACAACCTATATTTGTTGATTCAAGTATCAGTGAAGTGTGCACGCATCCTGAAATGTGTCCTAGCTTGGCTATGGTCAGGTTATATAGAGCTG CCAATATATGTAGCAGAGCTAAAAGAAAATGGAGGAAACATCGAGAAATTCAGTAGCATCATTCACTTATTTAAGCTGAAAACGTGA
- the LOC110900091 gene encoding uncharacterized protein LOC110900091 isoform X2: MDQPITGIATTLLLELDMDSLPRNKHELTVILKDVTSNRNNGNTSLGQWWIFLSTNNQNVKDPYSIDWAKAKRNLKNLRVKASPTNTEYKITGLSEKPCNEQLKNWKQVQHNLYLLIQVSVKCARILKCVLAWLWSGYIELPIYVAELKENGGNIEKFSSIIHLFKLKT; this comes from the exons ATGGACCAACCGATTACTGGTATTGCTACAACGTTGCTTCTG GAACTAGACATGGATTCACTTCCAAGGAACAAGCATGAGTTAACTGTCATCTTGAAGGATGTTACATCAAACAG AAATAATGGAAACACTAGCCTGGGCCAGTGGTGGATTTTCTTATCAACAAACAACCAAAATGTGAAAGATCCTTACTCAATTGACTGGGCTAAG GCAAAGCGGAACCTAAAAAACCTTAGGGTGAAGGCCAGCCCGACTAATACAGAGTACAAGATTACTGGTCTGAGTGAAAAGCCCTGCAACGAACAACT CAAGAACTGGAAGCAAGTACAGCACAACCTATATTTGTTGATTCAAGTATCAGTGAAGTGTGCACGCATCCTGAAATGTGTCCTAGCTTGGCTATGGTCAGGTTATATAGAGCTG CCAATATATGTAGCAGAGCTAAAAGAAAATGGAGGAAACATCGAGAAATTCAGTAGCATCATTCACTTATTTAAGCTGAAAACGTGA
- the LOC110900091 gene encoding uncharacterized protein LOC110900091 isoform X1 has product MDQPITGIATTLLLELDMDSLPRNKHELTVILKDVTSNRNNGNTSLGQWWIFLSTNNQNVKDPYSIDWAKAKRNLKNLRVKASPTNTEYKITGLSEKPCNEQLKNWKQVQHNLYLLIQVSVKCARILKCVLAWLWSGYIELQPIYVAELKENGGNIEKFSSIIHLFKLKT; this is encoded by the exons ATGGACCAACCGATTACTGGTATTGCTACAACGTTGCTTCTG GAACTAGACATGGATTCACTTCCAAGGAACAAGCATGAGTTAACTGTCATCTTGAAGGATGTTACATCAAACAG AAATAATGGAAACACTAGCCTGGGCCAGTGGTGGATTTTCTTATCAACAAACAACCAAAATGTGAAAGATCCTTACTCAATTGACTGGGCTAAG GCAAAGCGGAACCTAAAAAACCTTAGGGTGAAGGCCAGCCCGACTAATACAGAGTACAAGATTACTGGTCTGAGTGAAAAGCCCTGCAACGAACAACT CAAGAACTGGAAGCAAGTACAGCACAACCTATATTTGTTGATTCAAGTATCAGTGAAGTGTGCACGCATCCTGAAATGTGTCCTAGCTTGGCTATGGTCAGGTTATATAGAGCTG CAGCCAATATATGTAGCAGAGCTAAAAGAAAATGGAGGAAACATCGAGAAATTCAGTAGCATCATTCACTTATTTAAGCTGAAAACGTGA